One genomic region from Leptospiraceae bacterium encodes:
- a CDS encoding DUF5615 family PIN-like protein, translating to MPVKIIADENIDNIIIQSLRDDKYEIISIKESYRGIKDIEIIVLANQNECLILTEDKDFGEWVFAHKTESVGILFLRYDESELNEIINSLKLLLKKYGDSLYNKFTVITKNKIRIREI from the coding sequence TTGCCTGTTAAAATCATTGCAGATGAAAATATTGATAATATTATTATTCAATCATTAAGGGATGATAAATATGAAATAATTTCTATAAAAGAAAGTTATAGAGGGATAAAGGATATTGAAATAATAGTCCTTGCAAATCAAAATGAATGTCTAATTTTGACCGAAGATAAAGATTTTGGAGAATGGGTTTTTGCACATAAAACAGAATCTGTAGGTATTCTCTTCCTTAGGTATGACGAAAGTGAATTGAATGAAATTATAAATTCCTTAAAATTATTACTCAAAAAATATGGAGATTCTCTTTATAATAAATTTACCGTTATTACAAAGAACAAAATAAGAATTAGAGAAATATAA
- a CDS encoding helix-turn-helix domain-containing protein: MKKEDYNQLFDHLGLSQRAFAKKYNVAQSTISDIVNGKIKSLPVDIIYKVHQDHGISLKWLITGEGEMLQVQGNESLSKEESLLIEEIRKDPKLISLIKSFIEALKKNL; the protein is encoded by the coding sequence ATGAAAAAAGAAGATTATAATCAATTATTTGACCACTTAGGATTGAGCCAAAGAGCTTTTGCTAAGAAATATAACGTTGCACAGTCAACAATAAGCGATATAGTAAATGGAAAAATTAAATCTCTCCCGGTAGATATAATTTATAAAGTCCATCAAGATCATGGAATAAGCCTGAAATGGTTAATAACCGGTGAGGGTGAAATGCTTCAAGTGCAAGGGAATGAAAGCCTAAGTAAAGAAGAATCTCTTCTCATAGAAGAAATAAGAAAAGATCCAAAGCTAATTAGTTTGATTAAATCTTTCATTGAGGCCTTGAAAAAAAATCTGTAA
- a CDS encoding HAD hydrolase-like protein, with the protein MIKRKIKQDIIKKFKKNQILFFDMDGTLVDTNLANFLSYKKAIISLPRLTHSLENYSGERFDRKKLKSAVPDLNKNEYERIIQKKEEFYKDFLSETKLNKPVVDILLKYSNINKTVLVTNCRKDRALETLNYHGLIDKFSKLFFREFHLGNKFFNKFENAILKLNIPPELVIAFDNEEKEIVKALQAGIQIINPGV; encoded by the coding sequence ATGATAAAGAGGAAAATAAAACAGGATATAATCAAAAAATTTAAGAAAAACCAAATTTTATTTTTTGATATGGATGGAACATTAGTAGATACGAATCTTGCAAACTTTCTTTCTTATAAGAAAGCGATAATTTCTTTACCAAGATTGACTCATAGTTTAGAAAACTATTCTGGAGAACGTTTTGACCGTAAAAAACTTAAAAGTGCTGTTCCTGATTTGAATAAAAATGAATATGAAAGAATAATTCAAAAAAAGGAAGAATTTTATAAGGATTTCCTGTCCGAAACTAAACTTAATAAACCTGTAGTGGATATTCTTCTCAAATACTCAAATATAAACAAAACTGTTTTGGTTACAAATTGCAGAAAAGACAGGGCATTAGAAACATTAAATTATCATGGTCTAATTGATAAGTTCAGTAAATTATTCTTTAGAGAATTTCACTTGGGTAATAAGTTTTTCAATAAATTTGAAAATGCAATTTTAAAATTAAATATACCTCCTGAACTGGTTATTGCTTTTGATAATGAAGAAAAAGAAATTGTTAAGGCTCTACAAGCTGGTATTCAAATTATTAACCCAGGAGTTTAA
- a CDS encoding type 1 glutamine amidotransferase domain-containing protein — translation MNKKRILIILAVIILAGIFIRSGLPLAIKKMGLHPEYNGQRYLLPNGRALIITTSHDRLGEKGDETGVFGSEFTAPYYEFLDARMSVDLASIKGGKIPIDPISFKRFVKSEYDDRFLSDPKLQDKVQNSLPIDQVDFTKYDIIFLAGGWGAAYDLGYSQTLGQKITQASKAGKVIGGVCHGLLGLLLAYDENDQPLLKGLRITGVTNKQIEELGISITPQHPERELKAAGAKFESATAFRDIFANHVVIDRRIVSGQNQNAGAEVANRMIKLSGGNRR, via the coding sequence ATGAATAAAAAGAGAATTTTAATTATACTAGCAGTCATTATACTAGCTGGAATTTTCATAAGGTCAGGATTGCCATTAGCAATCAAAAAAATGGGTTTGCACCCTGAATACAATGGTCAGCGATATCTTCTTCCTAATGGAAGGGCTTTAATTATAACAACCAGTCATGATAGGTTAGGAGAAAAAGGAGATGAAACAGGTGTATTTGGGTCTGAATTCACAGCACCATACTATGAATTTTTGGACGCTAGAATGTCAGTAGATTTAGCAAGCATCAAAGGAGGAAAAATCCCAATAGATCCCATTTCATTTAAGAGGTTTGTTAAAAGTGAATACGATGATAGATTTTTATCAGACCCAAAATTACAAGACAAGGTTCAAAATTCTCTTCCAATTGACCAAGTCGATTTCACAAAATACGACATTATTTTTCTAGCCGGAGGTTGGGGAGCGGCTTATGATCTTGGTTATTCTCAAACTTTGGGTCAAAAAATAACTCAAGCAAGCAAAGCAGGAAAAGTCATTGGAGGCGTTTGTCATGGTTTACTCGGTTTATTGTTGGCTTATGACGAAAATGATCAACCTCTTCTCAAAGGTCTAAGAATCACAGGTGTTACAAATAAGCAAATAGAAGAACTTGGAATATCCATAACCCCCCAACATCCAGAAAGGGAATTGAAAGCAGCAGGAGCAAAGTTCGAAAGTGCTACTGCCTTTCGTGATATATTTGCCAATCATGTTGTCATTGACAGACGCATCGTCTCCGGGCAAAACCAAAATGCTGGTGCGGAAGTAGCTAATAGGATGATAAAATTATCTGGAGGAAATAGAAGATGA
- a CDS encoding type II toxin-antitoxin system RelE/ParE family toxin, giving the protein MENEDKKGETYRFEPEAKRDLEESYLWYEKQREGLGLEFANEVFGTAEKLGKKKGDKAVEMDCNTSPTVKKTRLKRFPFSLYYVLKETLISIVAVWHDRRNPESLKKRK; this is encoded by the coding sequence ATGGAAAATGAAGACAAAAAAGGAGAGACATACCGGTTTGAACCCGAAGCCAAGAGGGATTTGGAGGAATCCTATCTCTGGTATGAAAAACAGAGAGAAGGTTTGGGTTTAGAGTTTGCTAATGAGGTTTTTGGTACAGCCGAAAAGCTCGGAAAAAAGAAGGGAGATAAGGCTGTAGAGATGGATTGCAATACATCCCCTACTGTGAAGAAAACCAGGCTAAAGCGTTTTCCTTTCTCCCTCTATTATGTTCTTAAAGAAACCCTGATTTCAATAGTAGCTGTCTGGCATGACAGGAGAAATCCGGAATCTTTGAAGAAAAGAAAATAA
- a CDS encoding DUF262 domain-containing protein, whose protein sequence is MNIELKEITVRELSEGYQDNDENGVVGYSGKLDIRPPYQREFIYKDKQRDAVIDTITKDFPLNVMYWAVREDGNFEVIDGQQRTISVSQFVEGDFSFNDRYFHNLQKDEQEQILNYKLMIYFCSGTDSEKLEWFKTINIAGEKLTDQELRNAVYHGSWVSDAKRYFSKTGCPAYGIGGDYLIGTANRQEYLETAISWLSEGKIEEYMSKNQHEPNANELWLYFKAVIDWVQVVFPNYRKEMKGIPWGELYNKFGKKKYDSTKLEKQIEQLMMDDDVTNKKGIYSYILTNDEKHLSIRAFTESQKRAAYEKQKGICPLCKGDNKKKKWEYEEMEGDHITPWFEGGKTSPDNLQMLCKDCNRRKGKK, encoded by the coding sequence ATGAATATAGAACTTAAAGAAATTACTGTACGAGAATTATCAGAAGGATACCAAGATAATGATGAGAATGGCGTAGTAGGTTATAGTGGAAAACTTGATATACGCCCCCCCTATCAAAGAGAATTCATTTATAAAGATAAACAAAGAGATGCTGTTATTGATACAATTACTAAAGACTTTCCTCTTAATGTTATGTACTGGGCTGTAAGAGAAGACGGTAATTTTGAAGTAATTGACGGTCAACAACGAACTATTTCTGTTAGCCAGTTTGTAGAAGGGGATTTTTCTTTTAACGACAGATATTTTCATAATCTTCAAAAAGATGAACAAGAGCAGATACTAAACTATAAGTTAATGATATATTTTTGTAGTGGAACTGATAGTGAGAAACTGGAATGGTTTAAAACTATTAACATAGCAGGTGAGAAACTAACAGATCAGGAATTAAGAAATGCTGTTTATCATGGTTCTTGGGTATCTGATGCAAAAAGGTATTTTAGTAAAACAGGTTGCCCTGCTTATGGAATAGGTGGTGATTACCTTATTGGGACTGCAAACCGACAAGAATATTTAGAAACAGCGATTAGTTGGCTCAGTGAAGGTAAAATTGAAGAATATATGTCAAAAAATCAACATGAACCTAATGCAAATGAATTGTGGCTCTACTTTAAAGCTGTGATTGATTGGGTTCAAGTAGTATTCCCAAATTATAGAAAAGAAATGAAAGGAATTCCCTGGGGTGAGCTTTATAATAAATTCGGCAAGAAAAAATACGATTCCACAAAATTAGAGAAACAAATTGAACAACTCATGATGGACGATGATGTAACGAATAAAAAAGGTATATATTCTTACATCCTCACCAATGATGAAAAACATTTGAGTATAAGAGCATTTACAGAAAGCCAGAAAAGAGCAGCATACGAAAAGCAAAAAGGTATATGCCCTCTCTGTAAAGGTGATAACAAGAAAAAGAAATGGGAATATGAAGAAATGGAAGGTGACCATATAACACCATGGTTTGAAGGTGGCAAAACTTCTCCTGATAATTTACAAATGCTATGTAAAGATTGCAATAGAAGAAAAGGTAAAAAATAA
- a CDS encoding DUF2752 domain-containing protein, with protein sequence MAVLNFINFDSHFYFPSLCLFKNFFDIPCFACGITRALSLFLKSQYIEAIKLNPLIILVVYYLIKYYIITLIKITTGIDMKFKMIDFYSNGKFNFPFIVIVIINWLYLIKNGT encoded by the coding sequence ATGGCAGTGTTGAATTTTATTAATTTCGATTCACACTTTTATTTCCCTTCTCTATGTCTTTTTAAGAATTTTTTTGATATTCCCTGTTTTGCATGTGGAATAACAAGGGCTCTATCACTTTTCTTAAAATCACAGTATATTGAAGCAATTAAATTAAACCCTCTAATAATCTTAGTGGTATATTATTTAATAAAATACTATATCATTACATTAATAAAAATCACAACTGGTATAGATATGAAATTCAAAATGATAGATTTTTACTCTAATGGAAAGTTTAATTTTCCTTTTATAGTAATAGTAATTATTAATTGGTTATATTTAATAAAAAATGGAACTTAA
- a CDS encoding amidophosphoribosyltransferase: MERFTIRANNYLEQNIQAYYHQDYTTFGTPGNPDFLNHLKNQFGNTNTDLLQISMNELGVVLLNDLQEIKNIYRNTTLTVCVVPRAKNENYYSQNQRYFRAVVSFVVNRIKGYIDGTTYILRHTNTITTHMNRSGYGGDGDLPYPGITINTCNISNNIVDRNILLIDDIYTSGVNIDEDAIQALLDNGARNVYFYAVGKTFRGGW; encoded by the coding sequence ATGGAAAGATTTACTATCCGAGCTAATAATTATTTAGAACAAAATATTCAAGCCTATTACCACCAAGATTATACAACATTTGGTACCCCCGGTAATCCAGATTTTTTGAATCATTTAAAAAATCAATTTGGAAATACAAATACTGACTTATTACAAATCAGCATGAATGAATTAGGAGTTGTTTTATTAAATGATTTACAGGAAATTAAAAATATTTACAGAAATACTACTCTAACAGTTTGCGTTGTTCCAAGAGCAAAAAATGAAAATTATTATTCTCAAAATCAAAGATATTTTAGGGCAGTAGTATCATTTGTAGTAAATAGAATAAAAGGATATATCGATGGGACAACATATATTCTTCGTCATACCAATACAATAACAACCCATATGAATAGAAGTGGGTATGGTGGTGATGGGGATTTGCCTTATCCTGGAATTACTATAAACACTTGCAATATTTCTAATAATATCGTAGACAGAAATATTTTACTTATTGACGACATTTATACAAGTGGTGTTAATATTGACGAAGACGCGATTCAAGCATTGTTAGACAATGGAGCAAGAAATGTATATTTCTACGCTGTTGGAAAAACCTTTAGAGGTGGATGGTAG
- a CDS encoding phosphodiester glycosidase family protein translates to MKIFIKVLFNLLNFILLLFIFIISYKNNLKLNLIENNMNNKLPNKESKKPKIDTISKVIKFNGIQYSIFKIYNHALNNLVLYYKDENEVNYKSFKNLHQDLNRKGYNLLFATNAGIYTKNFAPEGLFIQNKKIVNPLNLKNGKGNFYLKPNGVFFIIDNKPNILETSEFENNIKLDDIQFAVQSGPLIIDKGKIHKSFTETSNNKNIRNAVCVDNNSVIFVLSNNDVTFYDFSLFFLNRLKCKSALYLDGAISDMFLPKINRTLNNIKNDGKFSGIFGYIERK, encoded by the coding sequence ATGAAAATATTTATAAAAGTATTATTTAATTTACTTAACTTTATTTTACTATTATTTATTTTTATTATATCATATAAGAATAATTTAAAATTAAATCTTATTGAAAATAATATGAATAATAAGCTTCCTAATAAAGAAAGTAAAAAACCTAAAATCGATACAATTTCGAAGGTGATTAAATTTAATGGAATTCAATATAGTATATTTAAAATTTATAATCATGCATTAAATAATTTAGTACTTTACTATAAGGATGAGAACGAAGTTAATTATAAATCTTTTAAAAACCTACATCAAGATCTAAATAGAAAGGGATATAATTTGTTATTTGCAACAAATGCTGGAATATATACTAAAAATTTTGCACCAGAAGGTTTATTTATTCAAAACAAAAAAATTGTTAATCCACTTAATTTAAAAAATGGTAAAGGTAATTTCTATTTAAAACCTAATGGTGTATTTTTTATTATAGATAATAAACCAAATATTTTAGAAACATCGGAATTTGAAAATAATATCAAATTGGATGATATTCAATTTGCAGTGCAGTCTGGACCTCTAATTATTGATAAAGGAAAAATTCATAAAAGTTTTACTGAAACTTCAAATAATAAAAATATTAGAAATGCTGTATGTGTTGATAATAATTCAGTGATATTTGTTTTATCAAATAATGATGTAACCTTTTATGATTTTTCATTATTTTTTTTAAATAGGTTAAAATGTAAAAGTGCTTTATATCTTGATGGAGCTATTTCAGATATGTTTCTTCCTAAAATAAATAGGACTTTAAATAATATTAAAAATGATGGAAAATTTTCTGGAATTTTTGGTTATATAGAAAGAAAATGA
- a CDS encoding DUF433 domain-containing protein, whose product MNYRERIIADPQIMLGKPIIKGTRITVELILRKLSQKIWIEELLKSYPHITIDDIYAALAYSADVVSKEEVIAC is encoded by the coding sequence ATGAATTATCGAGAGAGAATTATTGCTGATCCACAAATTATGCTTGGAAAGCCTATAATAAAGGGAACAAGAATAACTGTTGAGTTGATCCTTAGAAAATTATCTCAAAAAATTTGGATAGAAGAATTGCTAAAATCATATCCACACATAACAATAGATGATATATACGCGGCTTTAGCATATTCTGCTGATGTAGTTTCAAAGGAAGAAGTAATTGCCTGTTAA
- a CDS encoding MBL fold metallo-hydrolase translates to MKKLFGNSIVESILRVLSGGVGFIFLLMGLGFLIIPEVLAMNLFLEPARAVGINSLRGDLGALFLGMSFFCLMGTFSSYRSLLFVPIVFLSLVVTGRLIGYLVDDTPIVLVGSLVSELVFLTILILSFLSFSLNSESQKNSLELKTVFNKQFLIIIGIIILVIVGAFRAERQIGNFLWTKFTGRQMNQSRISNLPDGLHVGLAGTGAPLPDTKRTGVCTFVLAGEHLFIVDTGPGSTKNLELMRVPLGNIEAVLFTHLHSDHIGALGELMLKSWTSGARKKPLKILGPKGIDTVVQGFNQAYSIDKGFRFAHHGDTVAPLEGNGGSPEIIEGFDENKAVIIFQKNDLKVTAFLVDHSPADPALGFRFDYKGRSVVISGDTLPSESLRNNSQNVDLLLHEALDPEMLGVLNLEANKNNQKVLEKVSADILSYHTFPEEAARIAQDANIGHLVFHHIIPPTPIAILHSTFLGDSKKYYKGPITFGVEGMLFSLPPNSKEILKKWFLN, encoded by the coding sequence ATGAAAAAGTTATTCGGAAATAGTATTGTAGAGTCTATCTTACGAGTTTTGTCTGGTGGAGTCGGATTTATATTCCTTCTTATGGGACTTGGTTTTCTTATCATTCCTGAAGTTCTTGCAATGAATCTTTTTTTAGAACCTGCTCGTGCAGTAGGCATCAATTCTTTAAGAGGTGATTTAGGTGCCTTGTTCCTAGGTATGAGTTTCTTTTGTCTAATGGGTACATTTTCATCCTATAGGAGTTTGTTGTTCGTTCCAATCGTTTTCCTTTCCTTAGTGGTTACTGGTAGGTTGATCGGTTATCTTGTTGATGATACTCCTATTGTTCTCGTTGGCAGTCTGGTTTCCGAACTGGTATTCTTAACGATATTGATTCTATCATTCCTTTCTTTTTCTCTAAATTCGGAATCTCAAAAGAATTCACTAGAATTAAAAACAGTTTTTAACAAACAATTCCTTATTATAATTGGAATTATCATTTTAGTAATAGTGGGTGCATTTAGAGCTGAGCGTCAGATAGGTAATTTTTTATGGACTAAATTTACAGGTAGGCAAATGAATCAAAGTAGGATATCGAACCTACCCGACGGTTTACATGTAGGTTTGGCAGGTACCGGTGCACCTTTACCGGATACAAAAAGGACAGGAGTTTGTACTTTTGTACTCGCTGGAGAACATTTATTTATTGTTGATACTGGTCCAGGAAGCACAAAAAACTTAGAACTTATGAGGGTTCCTTTAGGCAATATAGAAGCAGTCCTATTTACTCATTTACACTCAGATCATATTGGAGCTTTAGGTGAGTTAATGCTAAAATCATGGACTAGTGGAGCAAGAAAAAAGCCTCTAAAAATTCTTGGTCCCAAGGGAATTGATACAGTAGTGCAAGGATTCAACCAAGCATATTCCATTGATAAAGGGTTTCGGTTTGCCCATCATGGAGACACAGTAGCGCCATTAGAAGGCAATGGAGGTTCGCCTGAAATAATAGAGGGTTTCGATGAAAATAAGGCAGTAATTATTTTCCAGAAAAATGATTTAAAAGTAACAGCATTTTTGGTGGATCACTCTCCAGCAGATCCAGCTCTGGGTTTCCGATTTGATTATAAAGGCCGATCAGTTGTTATTAGCGGAGATACTTTACCAAGTGAATCGTTACGGAACAACTCGCAAAATGTTGATTTATTGCTACACGAAGCTTTAGACCCTGAAATGCTTGGGGTTCTAAATCTAGAAGCAAATAAAAACAATCAAAAAGTGTTGGAAAAAGTTTCCGCCGACATATTGTCTTACCACACATTTCCGGAAGAAGCTGCAAGAATTGCACAAGATGCCAATATTGGTCACCTTGTATTTCACCATATCATTCCACCGACACCCATAGCTATTTTACATTCTACTTTTTTAGGTGACTCAAAAAAATACTATAAAGGACCTATCACTTTTGGAGTCGAAGGAATGTTGTTCAGTTTGCCACCTAATTCGAAGGAGATATTAAAAAAATGGTTTCTAAACTGA
- a CDS encoding transposase yields the protein MPAKNELHARVDLSADGLYQAIREEFSKIPDHRVNPSISLTDALMSAFAIFSQKNASLLEFEREKVKNKNLQSIYKIQEIPSDTQMREIVDEVSTGAFRKIYKNLFSKLQRGKVLESYRVLDDYYILSGDGTGFFSSEKIHCKSCLVKNKKSGTLYQHMMYGACIVHPDKKEVIPLMFEPITNEDGKTKNDCELNASKRFIEDFRREHPHLKTIFVEDSLFSNAPHIELLKEKNLSFIIGAKEKNHKHLYNQLDKLQELKKTEQFCIEKDRFSHYFSFTNQISLNETSELKVNVLEYKQVDKKEHMIAFSWVTDIEITKENAYELMRIARARWKIENETFNTLKNQGYHFEHNYGHGSKNLSNNFATLMILAFLVDQIQQSSCALFRKALGTFHAKRLFWQKIRNLFEIFEFSSMEQLFQAIAYGFKANISIGENSS from the coding sequence ATGCCAGCCAAAAACGAGTTACACGCACGGGTAGATTTATCAGCAGATGGACTTTATCAAGCAATTCGGGAGGAATTTTCTAAAATTCCAGACCACAGGGTCAATCCTTCGATTTCTCTAACAGATGCTTTAATGTCAGCCTTTGCTATCTTTTCTCAAAAGAACGCATCGCTTCTTGAGTTTGAAAGAGAAAAAGTGAAGAATAAAAATCTTCAAAGTATATACAAGATTCAAGAGATACCCTCTGACACTCAAATGAGAGAAATTGTTGATGAAGTTTCAACAGGAGCTTTCAGGAAAATATATAAAAACCTTTTTTCAAAACTTCAGCGTGGCAAGGTTCTCGAATCTTATCGTGTCCTTGATGATTATTATATTCTTTCCGGAGACGGAACCGGATTCTTCTCCTCAGAGAAAATTCATTGTAAATCCTGTCTTGTAAAGAATAAGAAAAGTGGAACTCTCTACCAGCATATGATGTATGGTGCCTGTATTGTGCATCCGGATAAGAAAGAAGTTATCCCTCTTATGTTTGAACCTATTACAAACGAAGATGGGAAAACAAAAAATGACTGTGAGTTAAACGCCTCTAAACGATTTATTGAAGATTTTAGAAGAGAGCATCCTCATTTAAAAACAATATTTGTAGAGGATTCTCTGTTTTCAAATGCTCCCCACATTGAATTACTGAAAGAGAAGAATCTATCCTTTATCATAGGTGCAAAAGAAAAAAATCACAAACACCTTTACAATCAACTTGATAAGCTACAGGAATTAAAAAAGACAGAGCAATTCTGTATAGAGAAAGATAGATTTTCTCATTACTTTTCTTTTACAAACCAAATTTCTTTAAATGAGACTTCAGAACTCAAAGTCAATGTTCTTGAGTATAAGCAGGTTGATAAAAAAGAGCATATGATTGCTTTTAGCTGGGTTACAGATATTGAAATTACAAAAGAAAATGCTTATGAATTGATGCGAATCGCGAGAGCACGATGGAAGATAGAAAATGAAACCTTCAATACTCTGAAAAATCAGGGTTATCACTTTGAACACAATTATGGACATGGCAGTAAGAATTTGTCTAATAACTTTGCAACTCTTATGATACTTGCTTTTCTTGTAGATCAGATCCAACAATCAAGCTGTGCATTATTTCGAAAAGCACTTGGAACTTTTCATGCAAAAAGATTGTTCTGGCAAAAGATAAGAAACTTGTTTGAAATATTTGAATTTTCATCTATGGAGCAACTATTCCAGGCTATTGCTTATGGATTTAAAGCAAATATTTCTATAGGAGAAAATTCATCATAG
- a CDS encoding PD-(D/E)XK nuclease family transposase yields MKQKDTEKQNGLLPLYSDIVFKIFCIKKPHLLARLLDAVLGFKGSDRIESLQILNLEIALTKDLEIHIIELPKFLKQVEELDTELENWLYFLGKAEHLQENEMKELQERNPVMEEAIEALKDISLDEKTRAYCEMRLKSERDFMAMKHYAYHEGLKKGIEQERLLAGKREKRGEHKKALSRQHP; encoded by the coding sequence ATGAAGCAGAAAGATACAGAAAAACAGAACGGACTTTTACCCTTATATAGTGATATTGTATTTAAGATATTTTGCATAAAGAAACCCCACCTCTTAGCAAGACTTTTGGATGCCGTACTCGGATTCAAGGGAAGCGATAGAATCGAAAGTCTGCAAATACTCAACCTGGAAATAGCCTTGACGAAAGATCTGGAAATTCATATAATAGAACTACCCAAATTTCTGAAACAGGTAGAGGAACTGGATACCGAGCTGGAAAACTGGTTGTATTTCCTTGGAAAAGCCGAGCATTTGCAGGAAAATGAAATGAAAGAATTGCAAGAAAGAAACCCGGTCATGGAAGAGGCGATAGAAGCTTTAAAAGATATATCCCTCGACGAGAAGACCAGGGCTTATTGCGAAATGCGCCTCAAATCCGAACGGGATTTTATGGCAATGAAACATTATGCCTACCATGAAGGACTCAAAAAAGGCATAGAACAGGAACGCCTTCTGGCCGGGAAGCGAGAAAAACGAGGCGAGCATAAAAAAGCTCTCAGCCGGCAACACCCTTGA
- a CDS encoding adenine-specific methyltransferase EcoRI family protein, which produces MAEETLNKTLSNARTNKNDDFYTQLTDIEKELKHYKHHFKDKVVFCNCDDPRVSNFFHYFSYNFEKLGLKKLITTCYKNQEMDLFSQNDSEQAIYLEYEGDLNGNNVPDIEEIGIQYLKGDGDFRSKESIELLKKADIVVTNPPFSLFREYVAQLMEYEKKFLIIGSQNAFTYRDIFILFKDNKIWTGVDNGGTKWFEVPLDYEIKTKSRIKIEDGKKYFSMGSIFWFTNLDHSKRHEEIILYKQYNGNESDYPKYDNYDAIEVSTYKNIPADYDGVMGVPITFLDKYNPEQFEIVGLIAGNIKGLAGIPSSTGKDGPYMNGKLKYGRILIRKRKK; this is translated from the coding sequence ATGGCAGAAGAAACATTAAACAAAACATTAAGTAATGCGAGAACTAATAAAAATGATGATTTCTATACTCAACTTACTGATATTGAGAAAGAATTAAAACATTACAAACATCATTTCAAAGATAAAGTGGTTTTTTGCAATTGTGATGATCCAAGAGTAAGTAATTTCTTTCATTATTTTTCCTATAATTTTGAAAAATTAGGCTTAAAAAAACTTATTACAACTTGTTATAAAAATCAAGAAATGGATTTATTTAGCCAAAATGATTCTGAACAAGCAATATATTTAGAATATGAAGGTGACCTAAATGGCAATAATGTTCCAGATATAGAAGAAATTGGAATTCAGTATTTAAAAGGCGATGGTGATTTTAGAAGCAAAGAAAGTATTGAGCTCCTTAAAAAGGCAGATATAGTTGTTACAAATCCACCATTTTCTTTATTCAGAGAGTACGTTGCTCAACTTATGGAATATGAAAAAAAATTCTTAATCATCGGTAGTCAAAATGCTTTCACATATCGAGATATATTTATTTTGTTTAAAGATAATAAGATTTGGACAGGTGTTGATAATGGCGGTACAAAATGGTTCGAAGTACCTCTTGATTATGAAATTAAAACAAAATCCAGAATTAAGATAGAAGATGGTAAAAAATATTTCAGCATGGGCAGTATATTCTGGTTTACAAATCTTGACCATTCCAAACGACACGAAGAAATAATATTATATAAACAATACAATGGAAATGAATCTGATTACCCAAAATATGATAATTATGATGCAATTGAAGTTTCAACATATAAAAATATACCTGCTGATTATGATGGCGTTATGGGTGTTCCAATTACATTCTTAGATAAATATAATCCAGAGCAATTTGAAATTGTAGGGTTGATTGCTGGTAATATTAAAGGGTTGGCAGGCATCCCATCATCTACAGGAAAAGATGGTCCTTATATGAATGGTAAGTTAAAATATGGTCGAATATTAATAAGAAAACGTAAGAAATGA